A DNA window from Vigna angularis cultivar LongXiaoDou No.4 chromosome 1, ASM1680809v1, whole genome shotgun sequence contains the following coding sequences:
- the LOC108321151 gene encoding SNARE-interacting protein KEULE isoform X2 yields the protein MSVSDSDSSSSSYGADCKSLKQVSRERLLHEMLRSAKTGDSKSTWKVLIMDKLTVKIMSHSCKMADITDEGVSLVEDIYKRRQPLPAMDAIYFIQPTRENIIMFLSDMSGRKPLYRKAFVFFSSPIARELVMEIKKDAQVLPRIGALREMNLEYFTIDTQGFITNNERALEELFGDEENNRKAVACLNVMATRIATVFASLREFPFVRFRAAKSLDATTMTTFHDLIPTKLAAGVWDCLMKYKKTIPNFPQTETCELLIIDRTIDQIAPVIHEWTYDAMCHDLLNMEGNKFVHEVPSKTGGPPERKEVLLEDHDPIWVELRHAHIADASERLHEKMTNFISKNKAAQIQHGSRGSGEMSTRDLQKMVQALPQYSEQIDKLSLHVEIAGKINRIIRESGLRELGQLEQDLVFGDAGMKEVIKFLTTNEDTTRENKLRLLMILASIYPEKFEGEKGLNLMKVAKLTDDDAIAINNLRMLEGEPDTKKTPISSFALKFDMHKKKRAARKDRSGEEETWQLSRFYPIIEELIEKVSKNELSKLDYPCLNDPSPTFHGTPLAGPITHNPPAHSMRSRRTPTWAKPRGSDDDGYSSDPVLRHASSDFKKMGQRIFIFIVGGATRSELRTCHKLTGKLRREVILGSSSIDDPAQYITKLKMLTAQEPSLDDLHI from the exons GATTGCTACATGAAATGCTCAGGTCAGCAAAAACAGGGGATTCAAAATCTACATGGAAG GTACTAATAATGGACAAACTCACTGTAAAGATAATGTCTCATTCTTGCAAGATGGCTGATATCACTGATGAAGGCGTGTCAT TGGTTGAAGACATATACAAGCGAAGGCAGCCGTTGCCCGCTATGGATGCTATATACTTCATACAGCCAACAAGAGAGAA cataattatgtttttgtcaGACATGTCTGGAAGGAAACCCTTGTACAGGAA ggcatttgttttctttagttcACCTATTGCCAGAGAATTGGTTAtggaaattaaaaaagatgcaCAGGTGTTGCCTCGAATAGGTGCTCTAAGAGAG ATGAACTTGGAGTATTTTACCATAGACACTCAG GGCTTCATTACAAACAATGAAAGAGCTTTAGAGGAGCTATTTGGGGACGAGGAGAATAATCGTAAAGCAGTTGCATGTTTAAATGTGATGGCCACTCGAATTGCTACCGTTTTTGCTTCATTAAGA GAGTTTCCTTTTGTCCGTTTTCGTGCTGCAAAGTCCCTAGATGCAACCACAATGACTACCTTCCATGATCTTATTCCTACAAAACTTGCTGCTGGTGTCTGGGACTGtcttatgaaatataaaaaaactataccTAATTTTCCTCAGACTGAAACCTGCGAGTTACTTATCATTGATAGAACAATCGATCAG ATTGCTCCTGTGATACATGAATGGACATATGATGCCATGTGCCATGATCTGTTGAATATGGAGGGAAATAAATTTGTTCATGAG GTTCCTAGCAAGACTGGTGGTCCACCTGAGCGAAAAGAGGTTCTCTTGGAGGATCATGATCCTATATGGGTTGAACTTCGTCATGCACATATTGCAGAT GCTAGTGAACGACTGCATGAGAAGATGACCAACTTCATTTCAAAGAACAAAGCTGCACAAATCCAACATGGTTCAAG AGGTAGTGGTGAAATGTCGACAAGAGACTTACAGAAGATGGTTCAAGCGCTTCCACAATACAGTGAGCAAATCGACAAGCTCTCCCTCCATGTAGAG ATTGCAGGAAAAATTAACAGAATTATTAGGGAGTCAGGGCTTCGGGAACTTGGGCAGCTGGAGCAAGATCTTGTTTTTGGAGATGCAGGAATGAAAGAAGTGATCAAATTTTTGACTACAAATGAA GATACAACTCGTGAAAATAAGTTACGCCTGTTAATGATTCTCGCGTCCATTTATCCTGAGAAATTTGAGGGTGAAAAGGGTCTGAATTTGATGAAG GTAGCAAAGTTGACAGATGATGATGCGATTGCCATAAATAATTTGAGAATGCTTGAGGGAGAACCTGATACCAAAAAGACTCCGATAAGTTCTTTTGCTCTGAAGTTTGATATGCACAAG AAAAAGCGTGCAGCAAGGAAAGATCGTTCTGGCGAAGAGGAGACATGGCAGTTATCACGTTTTTATCCCATAATAGAG GAACTCATAGAAAAAGTTAGCAAAAATGAATTATCGAAACTTGACTATCCTTGTCTAAATGACCCAAGTCCAACTTTCCATGGTACACCATTAGCTGGACCAATAACTCACAATCCTCCTGCTCATTCGATGAGATCAAGGCGCACACCAACTTGGGCTAAACCTAGAGGCTCTGATGATGATGGATATTCAAG CGATCCGGTGTTAAGACATGCATCCAGTGATTTCAAGAAGATGGGGCAAcgaatatttatattcattgttgGTGGAGCGACCAGATCTGAG CTTAGGACTTGTCACAAGCTTACCGGTAAGCTGAGGAGGGAAGTTATTCTGGGCTCGTCTAGTATTGATGATCCTGCACAATATATTACG AAATTGAAGATGCTAACAGCACAGGAACCTTCATTGGATGATCTCCATATATGA
- the LOC108321151 gene encoding SNARE-interacting protein KEULE isoform X1, whose protein sequence is MSVSDSDSSSSSYGADCKSLKQVSRERLLHEMLRSAKTGDSKSTWKVLIMDKLTVKIMSHSCKMADITDEGVSLVEDIYKRRQPLPAMDAIYFIQPTRENIIMFLSDMSGRKPLYRKAFVFFSSPIARELVMEIKKDAQVLPRIGALREMNLEYFTIDTQGFITNNERALEELFGDEENNRKAVACLNVMATRIATVFASLREFPFVRFRAAKSLDATTMTTFHDLIPTKLAAGVWDCLMKYKKTIPNFPQTETCELLIIDRTIDQIAPVIHEWTYDAMCHDLLNMEGNKFVHEVPSKTGGPPERKEVLLEDHDPIWVELRHAHIADASERLHEKMTNFISKNKAAQIQHGSRGSGEMSTRDLQKMVQALPQYSEQIDKLSLHVEIAGKINRIIRESGLRELGQLEQDLVFGDAGMKEVIKFLTTNEDTTRENKLRLLMILASIYPEKFEGEKGLNLMKVAKLTDDDAIAINNLRMLEGEPDTKKTPISSFALKFDMHKVKKKRAARKDRSGEEETWQLSRFYPIIEELIEKVSKNELSKLDYPCLNDPSPTFHGTPLAGPITHNPPAHSMRSRRTPTWAKPRGSDDDGYSSDPVLRHASSDFKKMGQRIFIFIVGGATRSELRTCHKLTGKLRREVILGSSSIDDPAQYITKLKMLTAQEPSLDDLHI, encoded by the exons GATTGCTACATGAAATGCTCAGGTCAGCAAAAACAGGGGATTCAAAATCTACATGGAAG GTACTAATAATGGACAAACTCACTGTAAAGATAATGTCTCATTCTTGCAAGATGGCTGATATCACTGATGAAGGCGTGTCAT TGGTTGAAGACATATACAAGCGAAGGCAGCCGTTGCCCGCTATGGATGCTATATACTTCATACAGCCAACAAGAGAGAA cataattatgtttttgtcaGACATGTCTGGAAGGAAACCCTTGTACAGGAA ggcatttgttttctttagttcACCTATTGCCAGAGAATTGGTTAtggaaattaaaaaagatgcaCAGGTGTTGCCTCGAATAGGTGCTCTAAGAGAG ATGAACTTGGAGTATTTTACCATAGACACTCAG GGCTTCATTACAAACAATGAAAGAGCTTTAGAGGAGCTATTTGGGGACGAGGAGAATAATCGTAAAGCAGTTGCATGTTTAAATGTGATGGCCACTCGAATTGCTACCGTTTTTGCTTCATTAAGA GAGTTTCCTTTTGTCCGTTTTCGTGCTGCAAAGTCCCTAGATGCAACCACAATGACTACCTTCCATGATCTTATTCCTACAAAACTTGCTGCTGGTGTCTGGGACTGtcttatgaaatataaaaaaactataccTAATTTTCCTCAGACTGAAACCTGCGAGTTACTTATCATTGATAGAACAATCGATCAG ATTGCTCCTGTGATACATGAATGGACATATGATGCCATGTGCCATGATCTGTTGAATATGGAGGGAAATAAATTTGTTCATGAG GTTCCTAGCAAGACTGGTGGTCCACCTGAGCGAAAAGAGGTTCTCTTGGAGGATCATGATCCTATATGGGTTGAACTTCGTCATGCACATATTGCAGAT GCTAGTGAACGACTGCATGAGAAGATGACCAACTTCATTTCAAAGAACAAAGCTGCACAAATCCAACATGGTTCAAG AGGTAGTGGTGAAATGTCGACAAGAGACTTACAGAAGATGGTTCAAGCGCTTCCACAATACAGTGAGCAAATCGACAAGCTCTCCCTCCATGTAGAG ATTGCAGGAAAAATTAACAGAATTATTAGGGAGTCAGGGCTTCGGGAACTTGGGCAGCTGGAGCAAGATCTTGTTTTTGGAGATGCAGGAATGAAAGAAGTGATCAAATTTTTGACTACAAATGAA GATACAACTCGTGAAAATAAGTTACGCCTGTTAATGATTCTCGCGTCCATTTATCCTGAGAAATTTGAGGGTGAAAAGGGTCTGAATTTGATGAAG GTAGCAAAGTTGACAGATGATGATGCGATTGCCATAAATAATTTGAGAATGCTTGAGGGAGAACCTGATACCAAAAAGACTCCGATAAGTTCTTTTGCTCTGAAGTTTGATATGCACAAGGTAAAG AAAAAGCGTGCAGCAAGGAAAGATCGTTCTGGCGAAGAGGAGACATGGCAGTTATCACGTTTTTATCCCATAATAGAG GAACTCATAGAAAAAGTTAGCAAAAATGAATTATCGAAACTTGACTATCCTTGTCTAAATGACCCAAGTCCAACTTTCCATGGTACACCATTAGCTGGACCAATAACTCACAATCCTCCTGCTCATTCGATGAGATCAAGGCGCACACCAACTTGGGCTAAACCTAGAGGCTCTGATGATGATGGATATTCAAG CGATCCGGTGTTAAGACATGCATCCAGTGATTTCAAGAAGATGGGGCAAcgaatatttatattcattgttgGTGGAGCGACCAGATCTGAG CTTAGGACTTGTCACAAGCTTACCGGTAAGCTGAGGAGGGAAGTTATTCTGGGCTCGTCTAGTATTGATGATCCTGCACAATATATTACG AAATTGAAGATGCTAACAGCACAGGAACCTTCATTGGATGATCTCCATATATGA
- the LOC108340114 gene encoding uncharacterized protein LOC108340114: protein MAATNAGALVESASADEAAAKTAQKRYEGLLMVRNKAIKGKGAWYWTHLEPLLAHNTETGLPKAVKLRCTLCDAVFSASNPSRTASEHLKRGTCPNFNSAAKPISSVSPVVVPSSSPSSASPFSAQHNHRKRTTTSPSASGSGSGSLYHAPSRFGSALVPQQPHLVLSGGKEDLGALAMLEDSVKKLKSPKTSPGPALSKAQIDSAIEFLGDWVYESCGSVSFASLEHPKFRAFLSQVGLPAVFPRELTGARLEARFEEAKVESEARIRDAMFFQIASDGWKWNGNVNENGKSYDSGLVNLSVNLPNGTSLYRRALFVTASAPSKYAEEVLWETITGICGNLVQQCVGIVADRFKAKALKNLENQNHWMVNLACQYQGFNSLIKDFAKELPLFRAVVHNCLKLANLFNYTSQVRNSFHKYQLQEYGHTWLLRVPLHEFELGPVYAMMEDTLSSVRALQLVLLDEPFKMVAIEDQGAREVGDMIRDVGFWKDLEAIHGLVKLVKDMAQEIEAERPLVGQCLPLWDELRAKVKDWCSKFHIAEGVVEKLVERRFKKNYHPAWAAAYILDPLYLVRDTSGKYLPPFKYLTPEQEKDVDRLITRLVARDEAHIALMELMKWRTEGLDPVYAQAVQMKERDPITGKMRIVNPQSSRLVWETYLTEFKSLGKVAVRLIFLHATSCGFKCNWSLWRWVCAHGHHSRTALNKVQKLIFIAAHSKLERRDFSNDQEKDAELFTLANGEDDVLNEVLVDTSSV, encoded by the coding sequence ATGGCGGCGACGAACGCCGGCGCGTTGGTGGAGTCAGCCTCCGCCGACGAAGCGGCGGCGAAGACGGCGCAAAAGCGCTACGAGGGGCTTCTGATGGTTCGAAACAAAGCGATAAAAGGTAAAGGCGCATGGTACTGGACACACCTGGAACCCTTACTGGCTCACAACACCGAAACGGGACTCCCCAAAGCAGTGAAACTCCGTTGCACCCTCTGCGACGCTGTTTTCTCCGCCTCCAACCCTTCACGCACCGCCTCCGAACACCTCAAGCGCGGCACGTGTCCCAATTTCAACTCCGCCGCCAAACCCATTTCTTCTGTCTCCCCCGTTGTCGTTCCTTCTTCTTCGCCCTCTTCAGCTTCTCCCTTTTCGGCTCAGCACAACCATCGCAAGCGAACAACGACTTCGCCTTCTGCTTCGGGTTCCGGTTCGGGTTCCCTCTACCACGCGCCATCGCGGTTCGGGTCGGCTTTGGTTCCGCAGCAGCCGCATTTGGTGCTGTCGGGTGGGAAAGAGGATTTGGGGGCTTTGGCCATGTTGGAGGATAGCGTGAAGAAGCTGAAGAGTCCCAAAACATCTCCTGGGCCCGCTTTGAGTAAGGCCCAAATCGATAGCGCGATTGAGTTTTTGGGCGATTGGGTATACGAGTCCTGTGGCTCCGTGTCTTTCGCTAGTTTGGAGCACCCGAAGTTCCGAGCTTTTCTGTCACAGGTTGGTTTGCCGGCGGTGTTTCCGAGGGAGCTGACAGGGGCGAGGTTGGAGGCGAGGTTCGAAGAGGCTAAGGTTGAGTCGGAGGCGAGGATCAGGGATGCGATGTTCTTTCAGATTGCGTCTGACGGGTGGAAGTGGAATGGGAATGTGAATGAGAATGGGAAGAGTTACGATTCTGGGTTGGTGAATTTGAGCGTGAATCTTCCGAATGGGACCAGCTTGTACAGAAGGGCGTTGTTTGTTACTGCTTCTGCGCCTTCCAAGTATGCGGAGGAGGTTCTGTGGGAGACAATAACTGGCATTTGTGGGAATCTCGTGCAACAGTGTGTTGGGATAGTTGCAGACAGGTTCAAGGCCAAGGCTTTGAAAAACTTAGAGAATCAGAATCATTGGATGGTTAATCTTGCTTGTCAGTATCAGGGCTTCAACAGTTTGATAAAGGACTTCGCCAAGGAGCTCCCCTTGTTCAGGGCTGTGGTTCACAATTGTCTCAAGCTCGCCAATTTGTTCAATTACACCTCTCAGGTGAGGAACAGTTTCCACAAGTACCAGCTGCAGGAGTACGGTCACACCTGGCTCCTGCGGGTGCCCCTGCACGAGTTTGAATTGGGGCCTGTGTATGCTATGATGGAGGACACGTTGAGCTCGGTTCGGGCCTTGCAGTTGGTGCTACTGGATGAGCCGTTCAAGATGGTGGCCATTGAGGATCAGGGCGCCAGGGAGGTTGGGGACATGATTCGGGATGTGGGGTTCTGGAAGGACTTGGAAGCCATTCATGGTTTGGTGAAATTGGTGAAGGACATGGCTCAGGAGATTGAGGCAGAGAGGCCTCTGGTTGGGCAATGCCTTCCCCTTTGGGATGAGTTGAGAGCAAAAGTGAAGGATTGGTGCTCCAAGTTCCACATTGCAGAAGGGGTGGTGGAAAAGCTGGTTGAGAGAAGGTTCAAGAAGAATTACCACCCTGCTTGGGCTGCTGCTTACATTCTTGACCCGCTTTACTTGGTGAGGGACACCAGTGGCAAGTACCTTCCACCATTTAAGTACTTGACACCGGAACAGGAGAAGGATGTTGATAGGCTCATAACTAGGCTTGTTGCAAGAGACGAAGCACATATTGCTCTGATGGAGCTGATGAAGTGGAGGACGGAAGGGCTTGACCCGGTATATGCTCAAGCTGTTCAGATGAAGGAGAGGGATCCAATTACTGGGAAGATGAGGATTGTCAATCCACAGAGTAGTAGGCTTGTGTGGGAAACTTATTTGACTGAATTCAAGTCCTTGGGGAAAGTTGCAGTGAGGCTAATATTCCTTCATGCAACCTCATGTGGCTTCAAATGCAATTGGTCCTTGTGGAGATGGGTTTGTGCTCATGGCCATCACTCCAGGACTGCACTCAACAAGGTCCAGAAGTTGATATTTATTGCAGCTCATTCCAAACTTGAGAGAAGGGATTTTTCCAATGATCAAGAGAAGGACGCAGAGCTGTTCACCTTGGCAAACGGTGAGGATGATGTGTTAAACGAAGTTCTTGTTGATACATCCTCAgtgtaa